One window from the genome of Roseomonas haemaphysalidis encodes:
- the coaE gene encoding dephospho-CoA kinase (Dephospho-CoA kinase (CoaE) performs the final step in coenzyme A biosynthesis.): MIVWGLTGGIGMGKSTATALLRRRHVPVFDADATVHALQGRGGRAVPRIAAAFPGTTRDGAVDREALRRAVLGHPAALRRLERLMHPLVRAEERRFLAAARRRRRPLAVLDIPLLMETGGERRCDAVLVVSAPAATQRARVLARPGMTPERLAAILKRQTPDPLRQRRADHLIRTGLSRHATRRQLLALLARAP; this comes from the coding sequence ATGATCGTCTGGGGCCTCACCGGCGGCATCGGCATGGGCAAGTCCACGGCCACCGCCCTGCTGCGCCGCCGCCATGTGCCGGTGTTCGACGCCGATGCCACGGTGCATGCCCTGCAAGGGCGCGGCGGCCGCGCCGTGCCCCGCATCGCCGCCGCCTTTCCCGGCACCACCCGCGACGGCGCCGTGGACCGCGAGGCGCTGCGCCGCGCCGTGCTGGGCCACCCCGCCGCGCTGCGCCGGCTGGAACGGCTGATGCACCCGCTGGTGCGCGCCGAGGAACGCCGCTTCCTGGCCGCCGCGCGCCGCCGCCGCCGGCCGCTCGCGGTGCTGGACATCCCGCTGTTGATGGAAACCGGCGGCGAGCGGCGCTGCGACGCCGTGCTGGTGGTGTCCGCCCCCGCCGCCACGCAGCGCGCCCGCGTGCTGGCCCGCCCCGGCATGACGCCGGAGCGCTTGGCCGCCATCCTGAAGCGCCAAACGCCCGACCCGCTGCGCCAGCGCAGAGCGGACCACCTGATCCGCACCGGGCTGTCCCGCCACGCCACGCGCCGGCAACTGCTGGCGCTGCTGGCCCGCGCACCCTAG
- a CDS encoding shikimate dehydrogenase, with protein sequence MTDDATTSLGLITGKARLAGVLGWPVSHSRSPRLHGFWLRRHGIDGAYLPLPVAPEGFEAAVRGLVALGFRGANVTIPHKEAAFALCDAVDEAARRMGAVNTLVFEEGRILGSNTDGFGFLQSIAEQAPGWAAADGPAVLLGAGGAARAIGSALLDAGCPRLILVNRNVARAEALAKALGGPVSVAATPPLAGAALLVNATSLGMVGQPPLAIDLAPLPGHAVVADAVYVPLETPLLAAARARGLRAVDGLGMLLHQARPGFARWFGTMPEVDAALREVVAADIPRTA encoded by the coding sequence ATGACCGACGATGCGACGACCTCCCTTGGGCTGATCACCGGCAAGGCGCGGCTGGCCGGCGTGCTGGGCTGGCCGGTGTCGCATTCCCGCTCCCCCCGCCTGCACGGCTTCTGGCTGCGGCGGCACGGCATCGACGGCGCCTACCTGCCGCTGCCCGTGGCGCCGGAAGGGTTCGAGGCGGCGGTGCGCGGGCTGGTGGCGCTGGGCTTCCGCGGCGCCAATGTCACCATCCCGCACAAGGAGGCCGCCTTCGCGCTGTGCGACGCGGTGGACGAGGCCGCCCGCCGCATGGGCGCGGTCAACACCCTGGTGTTCGAGGAGGGCCGCATCCTCGGCTCCAACACGGACGGCTTCGGCTTTCTGCAAAGCATCGCCGAGCAGGCCCCGGGCTGGGCTGCGGCGGACGGCCCGGCCGTGCTGTTGGGCGCCGGCGGCGCCGCGCGGGCCATCGGCAGCGCGTTGCTGGATGCCGGCTGCCCCCGGCTGATCCTGGTCAACCGCAACGTGGCGCGGGCCGAGGCGCTGGCGAAGGCGCTGGGCGGCCCCGTCTCGGTCGCGGCCACGCCGCCGCTGGCGGGCGCGGCCCTTCTGGTCAACGCCACCAGCCTCGGCATGGTCGGCCAGCCGCCGCTGGCGATCGACCTCGCTCCCCTGCCCGGCCATGCCGTGGTGGCGGATGCCGTCTACGTGCCACTGGAAACGCCGCTGCTGGCCGCCGCCCGGGCGCGCGGGCTGCGCGCGGTGGATGGGCTGGGCATGCTGCTGCACCAGGCGCGCCCCGGCTTCGCCCGCTGGTTCGGCACGATGCCCGAGGTGGACGCGGCGCTGCGCGAGGTCGTCGCCGCCGATATTCCCCGCACGGCATGA
- the gshB gene encoding glutathione synthase, whose amino-acid sequence MTRALQVAVQMDPIQSINIDGDSTFVLMLEAQSRGHSLWHYHVRDLTLHSGTVRARVQPVEVRREKGNHFTLGEAREVDLSTMDVVLMRQDPPFDMAYITATHILEMIHPKTLVVNDPASVRNAPEKLFVMEFPELMPDTMITHDPAEVRRFREKHGDIIVKPLFGNGGAGVFHLRPDDSNVNSLLELFAERSREPLMIQQYVPAVRLGDKRIILIDGEPLGAINRVPAAGESRSNMHVGGRPEQVALTPRDREICARIGPELKKRGMIFVGIDVIGDYLTEINVTSPTGLQEVARFDGVHLEKAIWDAIERKRAG is encoded by the coding sequence ATGACACGTGCCTTGCAGGTCGCGGTCCAGATGGACCCGATCCAGAGCATCAACATCGACGGCGACAGCACCTTCGTGCTGATGCTGGAGGCGCAAAGCCGCGGCCACAGCCTGTGGCACTACCACGTGCGCGACCTGACCCTGCATTCCGGCACCGTGCGCGCCCGCGTGCAGCCGGTGGAGGTGCGCCGCGAGAAGGGCAACCACTTCACGCTCGGCGAGGCGCGGGAGGTCGACCTGTCCACCATGGACGTGGTGCTGATGCGCCAGGACCCGCCCTTCGACATGGCCTACATCACCGCCACGCACATCCTGGAGATGATCCACCCCAAGACCCTGGTGGTGAACGACCCCGCCAGCGTGCGCAACGCGCCCGAAAAGCTATTCGTCATGGAATTCCCGGAGCTGATGCCGGACACCATGATCACCCACGACCCGGCCGAGGTGCGGCGCTTCCGCGAGAAGCACGGCGACATCATCGTCAAGCCGCTGTTCGGCAACGGCGGCGCCGGCGTGTTCCACCTGCGGCCCGACGACAGCAACGTCAACTCCCTGCTGGAGCTCTTCGCCGAACGCTCGCGCGAGCCGCTGATGATCCAGCAATACGTCCCCGCCGTGCGGCTGGGCGACAAGCGCATCATCCTGATCGACGGCGAGCCGCTGGGCGCCATCAACCGCGTGCCGGCGGCGGGCGAAAGCCGCTCCAACATGCATGTCGGCGGCCGCCCGGAACAGGTGGCGCTGACGCCGCGCGACCGCGAGATCTGCGCCCGCATCGGGCCGGAACTCAAGAAACGGGGCATGATCTTCGTCGGCATCGACGTGATCGGGGATTACCTGACGGAGATCAACGTCACCTCGCCCACCGGCCTGCAGGAAGTGGCGCGCTTCGACGGCGTGCACTTGGAGAAGGCGATCTGGGACGCGATCGAGCGGAAGCGCGCGGGCTGA
- a CDS encoding Maf family protein, translating into MSLITPGAPPLVLASSSTTRAALLRAAGLPFAAQPAAVDEDSLKQAAQAEDIPPADAAVLLADAKAERIARRLLRDNTDALVIGADSLLVCEGRWFDKPEGLRGARAQLQALRGRTHELISAVVCWRHGARIWHHAATCRLTMREFSDDFLDAYLAAEGEAVTHSVGVYRLEGLGMHLFRNVTGEHAAILGLPMLPLIDFLRQHGVVVR; encoded by the coding sequence ATGAGCCTGATCACCCCCGGCGCCCCGCCCCTGGTGCTGGCTTCCTCTTCCACGACCCGCGCCGCCTTGCTGCGGGCCGCCGGCCTGCCCTTCGCGGCGCAGCCCGCCGCGGTGGACGAAGACAGCCTGAAGCAGGCCGCCCAGGCGGAGGATATCCCCCCCGCCGATGCCGCCGTGCTGCTGGCCGACGCCAAGGCCGAGCGCATCGCCCGCCGCCTGCTGCGCGACAACACGGATGCCCTGGTGATCGGTGCCGACTCCCTGCTGGTCTGCGAAGGCCGGTGGTTCGACAAGCCCGAGGGGCTGCGCGGCGCACGCGCCCAGCTCCAGGCCCTGCGCGGCCGCACCCACGAGCTGATCTCGGCCGTGGTCTGCTGGCGCCACGGCGCGCGCATCTGGCACCACGCCGCCACTTGCCGCCTGACGATGCGCGAGTTCTCCGATGACTTCCTCGACGCCTACTTGGCGGCCGAGGGCGAGGCGGTGACCCACTCGGTCGGCGTCTACCGGCTGGAAGGGCTGGGGATGCACCTGTTCCGGAATGTCACCGGGGAACACGCGGCGATCCTGGGGCTGCCCATGCTGCCGCTGATCGACTTCCTGCGGCAACATGGGGTGGTGGTGCGCTGA
- a CDS encoding pyruvate, water dikinase regulatory protein, whose protein sequence is MPHRTINLHLVSDSTGETLNSMARAVLSRFPDSHVIHHRWSLVRSRFQLEQVLEGIKAEPGPVMFTLVDRSLRHSLEEVCKQMDVACLSVLDPVIDLLQAQLGEQAREKRAAQHVMDADYFRRIDAMHYVLAHDDGQGVAGIEEADCVMVGVSRSSKTPTCFYLANRGIKAANVPIVPGATLPTELEDPPCPVIGLTIDVGALIDIRRHRLKIIGAGGVRQDTNDYIDHEAVKAEILAARRLCTARGWPVIDVTRRSIEETAATVLQLMEAWHARRGGHAPTPGSIGV, encoded by the coding sequence ATGCCGCACCGCACGATCAACCTGCACCTTGTCTCGGACAGCACCGGGGAAACGCTGAATTCCATGGCGCGCGCCGTGCTGTCGCGCTTTCCCGACTCGCACGTCATCCACCACCGCTGGTCCCTGGTGCGCTCCCGCTTTCAGCTGGAACAGGTGCTGGAAGGCATCAAGGCGGAGCCGGGGCCGGTGATGTTCACGCTGGTCGACCGCTCGCTGCGCCATTCGCTGGAAGAGGTCTGCAAGCAGATGGACGTCGCCTGCCTGTCGGTGCTGGACCCGGTGATCGACCTGCTGCAGGCCCAGCTGGGCGAGCAGGCGCGCGAGAAGCGCGCCGCCCAGCATGTCATGGACGCCGACTACTTCCGCCGCATCGACGCCATGCACTACGTGCTGGCGCATGACGACGGCCAGGGCGTGGCCGGCATCGAGGAAGCCGACTGCGTGATGGTCGGCGTGTCCCGCTCCTCCAAGACGCCCACCTGCTTCTACCTGGCCAACCGCGGCATCAAGGCCGCCAACGTGCCCATCGTCCCCGGCGCCACCCTGCCCACGGAGCTGGAGGACCCCCCCTGCCCCGTGATCGGCCTGACCATCGACGTGGGCGCGCTGATCGACATCCGCCGGCACCGGCTCAAGATCATCGGCGCCGGCGGCGTGCGGCAGGACACCAACGACTACATCGACCACGAGGCGGTGAAGGCCGAGATCCTGGCCGCCCGCCGCCTTTGCACCGCGCGCGGCTGGCCCGTCATCGACGTCACCCGCCGCTCCATCGAGGAAACGGCGGCCACCGTGCTGCAACTGATGGAAGCCTGGCACGCCCGCCGCGGCGGCCACGCCCCCACCCCCGGCAGCATCGGCGTATGA
- the hemE gene encoding uroporphyrinogen decarboxylase — protein MDPVQKPLLRALAGEAVWPPPFWLMRQAGRYLPEYRQLRAQAGDFISLCNNPPLAAEVTLQPLRRFGMDGAILFSDILMVPWALGQGLRYAEGEGPLLEPVRDAEAFARLDPSMLRGKIASIIETVSRVSAGLAAEAPKAALIGFAGSPFTVACYMVEGKGGGEFAHARRMAYGDPVLFGKLIRLLVDATVEYLLAQADAGAEALMLFDSWAGLLPPNQFRRWSIEPSAAIVRAIRKVRPDIPLIGFPRLAGPLLPEYAARVGVGTVAMDTGMDPRWAVANVPPGITLQGNLDPQVVVAGGEAMEAEARALLAAMRGRPFVFNLGHGIVPPTPPEHVGALARIIRMG, from the coding sequence ATGGACCCTGTGCAAAAGCCCCTCCTGCGCGCCCTGGCCGGCGAGGCCGTCTGGCCGCCCCCCTTCTGGCTGATGCGCCAGGCCGGGCGCTACCTGCCGGAATACCGGCAGCTCCGCGCCCAGGCCGGCGACTTCATCTCGCTGTGCAACAACCCGCCACTGGCGGCGGAGGTGACGCTGCAGCCGCTGCGCCGCTTTGGCATGGACGGCGCCATCCTGTTCAGCGACATCCTGATGGTGCCCTGGGCGCTGGGGCAGGGGCTGCGCTATGCCGAGGGTGAGGGCCCACTGCTGGAGCCGGTCCGCGATGCCGAGGCCTTTGCGCGGCTCGACCCCTCCATGCTCAGGGGGAAGATCGCCTCGATCATCGAGACGGTATCCCGCGTCAGCGCCGGCCTGGCGGCCGAGGCGCCCAAGGCCGCGTTGATCGGTTTCGCCGGCAGCCCCTTCACGGTCGCCTGCTACATGGTCGAAGGCAAAGGCGGGGGCGAGTTCGCCCATGCGCGCCGCATGGCCTATGGCGACCCGGTGCTGTTCGGCAAGCTGATCCGGCTGCTGGTGGATGCGACGGTGGAATACCTGCTCGCCCAGGCCGATGCCGGGGCCGAGGCGCTGATGCTGTTCGACAGCTGGGCCGGCTTGCTGCCCCCCAACCAGTTCCGCCGCTGGAGCATCGAGCCCAGCGCCGCCATCGTGCGCGCCATCCGCAAGGTGCGGCCCGACATCCCCTTGATCGGCTTTCCGCGCCTGGCGGGGCCGCTGCTGCCGGAATACGCCGCGCGCGTGGGCGTCGGCACGGTCGCCATGGACACGGGCATGGACCCCCGCTGGGCCGTGGCCAACGTGCCCCCCGGCATCACCCTGCAGGGTAACCTGGACCCGCAGGTGGTGGTCGCCGGCGGCGAGGCCATGGAGGCCGAGGCGCGCGCCCTGCTGGCGGCGATGCGCGGGCGGCCCTTCGTGTTCAATCTGGGACACGGCATTGTGCCGCCGACGCCGCCGGAGCATGTGGGGGCGCTGGCGCGGATCATCCGGATGGGGTGA
- the cbiB gene encoding adenosylcobinamide-phosphate synthase CbiB, which translates to MTTMLLITTGALLLEALAGYPPWLFRLVRHPVVWIGALIGRLDRTLNREAALPAARRAWGVVALLGLLAVVVLPAVALQAALLPLGWAGIGVLAVLAASLPAQRSLHEHVAAVATGLEEGGLDGGRAAVSLIVGRNPASLDEAGVVRAATESLAENFSDGIVAPVFWGLLGGLPGMLFYKAVNTADSMIGHRTPRHAAFGWAAARLDDVINLPASRLSALWIGLAAAMTPGASVGDAARAVWRDAGRHRSPNAGWPEAAMAGALGLRLAGPRMYGEAVVDDGWMGHGRAAATVEDLRRALALFRLACRMQLIALAWGAALLLG; encoded by the coding sequence ATGACCACCATGCTCCTGATCACCACCGGCGCGCTGCTGCTCGAAGCCCTGGCGGGCTATCCGCCGTGGCTGTTCCGGCTGGTCCGCCACCCCGTGGTCTGGATCGGCGCGCTGATCGGCCGGCTGGACCGCACCCTGAACCGCGAGGCGGCCTTGCCGGCCGCCAGGCGCGCCTGGGGGGTGGTGGCGCTGCTGGGGCTGCTGGCGGTGGTCGTGCTGCCCGCCGTGGCGTTGCAGGCGGCGCTGTTGCCGCTGGGGTGGGCCGGCATCGGCGTGCTGGCGGTGCTGGCGGCCAGCCTGCCGGCGCAGCGCAGCCTGCACGAGCACGTGGCGGCCGTGGCCACCGGGTTGGAGGAAGGCGGGCTGGACGGCGGCCGGGCGGCGGTGAGCCTGATCGTCGGCCGCAACCCGGCCAGCCTGGACGAGGCCGGCGTGGTGCGCGCGGCAACGGAAAGCCTGGCGGAGAATTTTTCCGATGGCATCGTGGCGCCCGTGTTCTGGGGCCTGCTGGGCGGGCTGCCGGGGATGCTGTTCTACAAGGCGGTCAATACCGCCGACAGCATGATCGGCCACCGCACCCCGCGGCACGCGGCCTTTGGCTGGGCGGCGGCGCGGCTGGACGACGTGATCAACCTGCCGGCGTCGCGGCTGTCCGCGCTGTGGATCGGGCTGGCGGCGGCGATGACGCCGGGGGCCAGCGTGGGCGATGCGGCGCGGGCGGTGTGGCGCGACGCCGGGCGGCACCGCTCGCCCAATGCCGGCTGGCCGGAAGCGGCGATGGCCGGGGCGCTGGGGCTGCGGCTGGCCGGCCCCCGCATGTATGGCGAGGCGGTGGTGGATGATGGCTGGATGGGCCATGGCCGCGCGGCGGCGACGGTGGAGGACCTGCGCCGCGCCCTGGCGTTGTTTCGCCTGGCCTGCCGGATGCAGCTGATCGCCCTGGCCTGGGGAGCGGCGCTGCTGCTCGGCTGA
- a CDS encoding ABC transporter ATP-binding protein: MATVQIRDVRKSFGSTAILHGVNVGIEDGEFVVLVGPSGCGKSTLLRMIAGLENISGGDVSIGGRVVNDVPPKDRDIAMVFQNYALYPHMTVRDNMAFSMKLAKAPKDVMDSEVLRAARILGLEAMLDRYPRQLSGGQRQRVAMGRAIVRHPQVFLFDEPLSNLDAKLRVQMRAEIKDLHQRLKTTTIYVTHDQIEAMTMADKIVVMHGGHVEQIGAPLELYDRPANVFVAGFIGSPAMNLLKGVVTQGAFQPDGGAASWPLPAGAKATEGQRATYGFRPEHLLLTDNGVPVTITLIEPTGSETQVTGRSGEAVVVGAFRERIGARVGERIHVMPDPAQAHLFHGETGQRLH; this comes from the coding sequence ATGGCGACCGTCCAGATTCGTGACGTTCGCAAGAGCTTCGGCAGCACCGCCATCCTGCATGGCGTGAATGTCGGCATCGAGGATGGCGAGTTCGTGGTGCTGGTCGGGCCGTCCGGCTGCGGCAAGTCCACGCTGCTGCGCATGATCGCGGGGCTGGAGAACATCTCGGGCGGCGACGTTTCCATCGGCGGGCGGGTGGTGAACGACGTGCCGCCCAAGGACCGTGACATCGCGATGGTCTTCCAGAACTACGCGCTGTACCCGCACATGACGGTGCGCGACAACATGGCCTTCTCCATGAAGCTGGCCAAGGCACCCAAGGACGTCATGGACAGCGAGGTGCTGCGCGCCGCGCGTATCCTGGGGCTGGAAGCGATGCTGGACCGCTATCCGCGCCAGCTTTCGGGCGGCCAGCGGCAGCGCGTGGCGATGGGCCGCGCCATCGTGCGCCACCCCCAGGTGTTCCTGTTCGACGAGCCGCTGAGCAACCTGGACGCCAAGCTGCGCGTGCAGATGCGCGCGGAGATCAAGGACCTGCACCAGCGGCTGAAGACTACCACGATCTACGTCACGCACGACCAGATCGAGGCCATGACCATGGCCGACAAGATCGTGGTGATGCATGGCGGCCACGTGGAGCAGATCGGCGCGCCGCTGGAGCTCTACGACCGCCCGGCCAACGTGTTTGTTGCGGGGTTTATTGGCTCGCCGGCCATGAACCTGTTGAAGGGCGTGGTGACGCAAGGTGCCTTTCAGCCCGATGGCGGCGCCGCGAGCTGGCCCCTGCCGGCCGGTGCCAAGGCCACCGAGGGGCAGCGCGCCACCTATGGTTTCCGCCCGGAGCACCTGCTGCTGACCGACAATGGCGTGCCGGTCACCATCACGCTGATCGAGCCGACGGGGTCGGAAACCCAGGTCACCGGCCGCAGCGGCGAGGCCGTGGTGGTGGGTGCCTTCCGTGAGCGCATCGGCGCCCGTGTCGGCGAGCGGATCCATGTGATGCCGGACCCGGCGCAGGCGCATCTGTTCCATGGTGAAACGGGGCAGCGGCTGCACTGA
- a CDS encoding ABC transporter substrate-binding protein: protein MFDLTRRGALGLGAGALAAGLLPGAARAAIPMADVQPPRQPIEQGATLRVLRPTKFVDADETVFRANTAKFTQETGVQVRVDFAGWEDLRPQTAVAANTGAGPDVVVAWADDPHIYSDKVLDLTELASYLGQKYGGWLALPQRFGKKWGTEQWIALPMGGSGGPCVYRTSWLKEAGFDTLPTDHAGFLKACQGLKKNGHPVGFALGNAVGDGNAYCNWLLWSHGGMVVDEAGKVAINTPQTIAALNYAKELYQTFIPGTLGWGDINNNRAYAAGEIGLTQNGVSMYFSLKNDPKTAAIAEDTTMARMPLAPGGKMAENVLLLNALVFKHSRYPNAAKEYLRYMMEAPQYDAWLTGCGGYWSHPLAAYAESEVWKGDPKLAVYRDTNTVEFWSGYKGPISQASGSVAADYVVVQMFAAASSGQSTPEEAVREAERRARRYYR from the coding sequence ATGTTTGACCTGACCCGCCGTGGCGCATTGGGGCTCGGTGCCGGGGCGCTGGCCGCCGGGCTGCTGCCCGGCGCCGCCCGCGCCGCCATCCCGATGGCCGATGTGCAGCCGCCGCGCCAGCCGATCGAGCAGGGGGCGACGCTGCGCGTGCTGCGCCCCACCAAGTTCGTCGATGCCGACGAGACGGTGTTCCGTGCCAACACCGCGAAGTTCACGCAGGAAACCGGCGTGCAGGTGCGCGTCGACTTCGCGGGGTGGGAGGATTTACGGCCGCAGACGGCGGTGGCCGCCAACACCGGCGCGGGGCCGGACGTGGTGGTGGCCTGGGCGGACGACCCGCACATTTATTCCGACAAGGTGCTGGACCTCACGGAGCTCGCCAGCTACCTCGGCCAGAAATACGGCGGCTGGCTGGCGCTGCCGCAGCGCTTCGGCAAGAAGTGGGGCACGGAACAGTGGATCGCGCTGCCGATGGGCGGCTCAGGCGGTCCCTGCGTGTATCGCACGTCGTGGCTCAAGGAAGCGGGCTTCGACACGCTGCCGACCGACCATGCCGGCTTTCTCAAGGCCTGCCAGGGATTGAAGAAGAACGGCCACCCGGTCGGCTTCGCGCTGGGCAACGCGGTGGGCGACGGCAACGCCTATTGCAACTGGCTCTTGTGGAGCCACGGCGGCATGGTGGTCGACGAAGCCGGCAAGGTCGCGATCAACACCCCGCAGACCATCGCCGCGCTGAACTATGCCAAGGAGCTGTACCAGACCTTTATTCCGGGCACGCTGGGCTGGGGCGACATCAACAACAACCGCGCCTATGCGGCGGGCGAGATCGGGCTGACGCAGAACGGCGTCTCCATGTACTTCTCGCTGAAGAACGACCCCAAGACCGCCGCCATCGCGGAAGACACCACCATGGCGCGCATGCCGCTCGCGCCCGGCGGCAAGATGGCGGAGAACGTGCTGCTGCTGAACGCGCTGGTGTTCAAGCATTCGCGCTATCCCAACGCCGCCAAGGAATACCTGCGCTACATGATGGAGGCGCCGCAGTATGACGCCTGGCTGACCGGCTGCGGCGGCTACTGGTCGCACCCGCTGGCCGCTTACGCCGAAAGCGAGGTGTGGAAGGGCGACCCGAAGCTGGCGGTCTACCGCGACACCAACACGGTGGAGTTCTGGTCCGGCTACAAGGGGCCGATCAGCCAGGCCTCGGGTTCCGTCGCGGCCGACTACGTGGTGGTGCAGATGTTCGCCGCCGCTTCCTCCGGCCAATCGACGCCGGAGGAAGCGGTGCGCGAGGCCGAGCGCCGCGCCCGCCGCTATTATCGCTGA
- a CDS encoding carbohydrate ABC transporter permease, translating into MSVSSAGTTTTGPVTNWRRPQVKQGWLARLFDNKAFLVVACLTPALGLLAVFLTYPLGLGIWLAFTDTHIGRGGVFIGLENFESLWYDRVFWGAVFYTVFYTGVATALKFALGLWLALLLNENLPFKSLLRAIILLPWIVPTVLSAIAFWWIFDAQFSIISYVLVDKLGLLDHYIDFLGTPWAARWSLVFANVWRGIPFVAISLLAGLQTISPSLYEAALLDGASSWQRFTRITAPLLMPILAVVLTFSVLFTFTDFQLVYAITRGGPINSTHLMATLAFQRGIPGGQLGEGAAIAVSMIPFLILATLFSYFALSRRKWQQGEDNE; encoded by the coding sequence ATGTCCGTAAGTTCCGCTGGGACCACGACCACTGGACCCGTGACCAACTGGCGGCGCCCGCAGGTGAAGCAGGGCTGGCTGGCACGGCTGTTCGACAACAAGGCCTTTCTGGTCGTCGCCTGCCTGACACCGGCGCTGGGGCTGCTGGCGGTGTTCCTCACTTATCCGCTGGGACTTGGCATCTGGCTGGCTTTCACCGACACGCATATCGGCCGCGGCGGCGTGTTCATCGGCCTGGAGAACTTCGAATCCCTTTGGTACGACAGGGTGTTCTGGGGCGCGGTGTTCTATACCGTGTTCTACACCGGCGTGGCCACGGCACTGAAGTTCGCGCTCGGCCTGTGGCTGGCGCTGCTGCTGAACGAGAACCTGCCGTTCAAGTCGCTTCTGCGCGCCATCATCCTGTTGCCCTGGATCGTGCCGACGGTGCTGTCCGCCATCGCCTTCTGGTGGATCTTCGACGCGCAATTCTCCATCATCTCCTATGTGCTGGTGGACAAGCTCGGGCTGCTGGACCACTACATCGACTTCCTCGGCACGCCCTGGGCGGCGCGGTGGTCGCTGGTCTTCGCCAATGTCTGGCGCGGCATTCCCTTTGTCGCCATCAGCCTGCTCGCCGGGCTGCAAACCATCTCGCCCTCGCTCTACGAGGCCGCGCTGCTGGATGGCGCCTCGTCCTGGCAGCGCTTCACGCGCATCACGGCGCCGCTGCTGATGCCGATCCTGGCGGTGGTGCTGACCTTCTCCGTGCTCTTCACCTTCACGGACTTCCAGCTGGTCTACGCCATCACCCGCGGTGGGCCGATCAACTCCACGCATCTGATGGCGACGCTGGCCTTCCAGCGCGGCATCCCCGGCGGGCAGTTGGGCGAGGGCGCCGCGATCGCCGTGTCGATGATCCCGTTCCTGATCCTGGCCACGCTGTTCAGCTACTTCGCGCTGTCGCGCCGCAAGTGGCAGCAGGGGGAAGACAATGAGTAA
- a CDS encoding carbohydrate ABC transporter permease, with amino-acid sequence MSKAASTDDGAALSWQSGQRRVVTVYLPMLCFVFILLFPFYWMTITTFKPNAELYDYKTYSPFWVVNPTLDNIRKLLFETSYPHWLFNTMLIAICATVISLFASVLAAYAIQRLRFKGSAYVGLAIYIAYLVPPSILFIPLATLVFQVGLFDSPFALILTYPTFLIPFCTWLLIGYFKSIPYELEECALIDGASRLQILRQITLPLAVPGLISAGIFSFTLSWNEFIYALAFISSSENKTVPVAILTELVQGDVYQWGALMAGSLLGSLPVAIFYSFFVDYYVSSLTGAVKE; translated from the coding sequence ATGAGTAAAGCCGCCTCCACCGACGACGGCGCCGCGCTGTCCTGGCAATCCGGCCAGCGGCGGGTGGTGACTGTCTACCTGCCCATGCTGTGCTTCGTCTTCATCCTGCTGTTTCCTTTTTACTGGATGACGATCACGACGTTCAAACCGAACGCGGAGCTCTACGACTACAAGACCTACAGCCCGTTCTGGGTGGTGAACCCGACGCTCGACAACATCCGCAAGCTGCTGTTCGAGACCAGCTACCCGCACTGGCTGTTCAACACGATGCTGATCGCGATCTGCGCGACGGTCATCTCGCTGTTCGCATCCGTGCTGGCGGCCTATGCCATCCAGCGGCTGCGCTTCAAGGGCTCCGCCTATGTGGGGCTCGCCATCTACATCGCCTACCTGGTGCCGCCGTCGATCCTGTTCATCCCGCTGGCGACGCTGGTCTTCCAGGTCGGGCTGTTCGACAGCCCCTTCGCGCTGATCCTGACCTATCCGACCTTCCTGATCCCGTTCTGCACCTGGCTGCTGATCGGCTACTTCAAGTCGATCCCCTACGAGCTGGAGGAATGCGCGCTGATCGACGGCGCGTCCCGCCTGCAGATCCTGCGGCAGATCACGCTGCCGCTGGCCGTGCCGGGGCTGATCAGCGCGGGCATCTTTTCCTTCACGCTGTCCTGGAACGAGTTCATCTACGCGCTGGCTTTCATCTCGTCGTCCGAGAACAAGACCGTGCCGGTCGCGATCCTGACGGAGCTGGTGCAGGGCGACGTCTACCAGTGGGGCGCGCTGATGGCGGGCTCGCTGCTCGGCTCGCTGCCGGTCGCGATCTTCTATTCCTTCTTCGTGGATTACTACGTCTCGTCGCTTACCGGGGCGGTGAAGGAATAG